Proteins from a genomic interval of Schistocerca piceifrons isolate TAMUIC-IGC-003096 chromosome 3, iqSchPice1.1, whole genome shotgun sequence:
- the LOC124787766 gene encoding exosome complex component RRP42: MAEVLLSTAEKTYILHGVDEDFRTDGRNRRTYRPIELETEVVIHANGSARLRLANTDILVGVKTEIDTPFPERPNEGKIEFFVDCSANATPAFEGRGGEDLATEISASLARAYMSSQVFNLSPLIITPGVHCWKLYVDILILECGGNLFDAVSLAVKAALHNTRVPKVENEGKDGDEEMLVLSQNYNDCTHLDVSNTPVLITLCKIGDNCVVDPTAEEEACSVASVVIAVTESGLVTSVFKTGEGSLSPQTFRDALIEGKDIGYNLNNTLKNALLREAEKGNEGGVYEPYGFLK, translated from the coding sequence ATGGCGGAAGTACTCCTGAGTACAGCGGAAAAGACTTACATTTTGCATGGTGTTGACGAGGATTTTAGAACGGACGGGAGGAACAGACGAACTTACAGACCCATCGAATTAGAAACAGAAGTTGTAATTCATGCAAATGGTTCGGCTCGCTTGCGCTTAGCAAACACCGATATTTTAGTGGGCGTAAAAACAGAAATTGACACTCCTTTCCCCGAGAGACCAAACGAGGGAAAGATAGAGTTTTTCGTTGACTGCTCTGCAAATGCGACGCCAGCATTCGAAGGCAGAGGAGGTGAAGACCTAGCCACAGAAATTAGTGCAAGTTTGGCAAGAGCGTACATGTCCTCACAAGTTTTCAACCTATCGCCTTTGATAATTACACCTGGTGTTCATTGCTGGAAGCTATATGTTGACATTCTTATCTTAGAATGTGGAGGTAACCTTTTTGATGCAGTCTCATTGGCAGTTAAAGCAGCCTTGCACAATACCAGAGTGCCAAAAGTCGAAAATGAAGGAAAGGATGGTGACGAGGAAATGCTTGTGTTATCGCAGAATTATAACGACTGTACTCATTTGGATGTTTCGAATACTCCTGTTCTAATTACACTTTGTAAAATTGGCGATAACTGCGTAGTTGATCCGACAGCCGAAGAAGAAGCGTGTAGCGTTGCAAGTGTGGTCATAGCAGTAACTGAATCCGGGTTAGTTACCTCAGTTTTCAAGACTGGAGAAGGAAGCCTGAGCCCCCAAACTTTTCGGGATGCTTTAATTGAAGGCAAAGACATAGGCTACAATCTTAACAACACACTGAAGAATGCATTACTTAGAGAAGCAGAAAAGGGAAATGAAGGAGGAGTGTATGAACCATACGGATTTTTAAAATAG